Genomic window (Planctomycetota bacterium):
ACGATCTGCGGTCCTGGCAGCAGGAACATGGTTTCGTCCGCGAAGATGGCAGCCTCCGGCCGTTGGTCTTGTTCGTTTCGCGCCTCACGCCGGCCAACGAGGTGGACGTGTTGCTCAAAGCGGTCGCGAAGGTTCGCGAGCAGCCCGACCTCGCCGATGCGCAGGTCGCCGTCATCGGCAAGGGTGATCTGGCAGACGAATTGCGGGCACTTGGCGATTCGCTGAAGATTGGCAACGACCTCCACATGCCCGGGGCGATCTACGAGGACCAGCAGGTCGCGCCCTGGTTCCTGACGGCGGCCGCGTCTGGGGCGTTCTGCTATCCGAACAACATCGGGCTCAGCGTGCTCCACGCGTTCGGCTACGGCTGCGCGGTCGTCACTGGCAACGACGTGGCGGCGCAGAACCCCGAGATCGAAGCCCACCGCGACGGCGAAAACGGCCTGCTGTTCCGACGTGGCGATCCGGACGATTTGGCCGAGAAGCTGACGTCGCTCTTCCGCGACGCCGACCTTCGTCAGCGGCTGTCGGTCGAGGCACGCAAGACCGCCGCGGAGGTCTTCACGCTCGACAACATGGTCGA
Coding sequences:
- a CDS encoding glycosyltransferase family 4 protein → MQASAPLGLDRPTEVVIQQPTLPKYRQAVYAGLASRPNVNLHVDYASYDLPNIQPEGFAATSIPMKSLKLAGREILVHPSLWNRTAKGGCDVLIAHWNLHYANLIPSLLRAKKNGVKTILWGHGYSKREAGWRSWTRNKVGKIADAVVLYNHTTANHLVDLGFDRDRTFVALNAIDQAPVDEARESWLARPNDLRSWQQEHGFVREDGSLRPLVLFVSRLTPANEVDVLLKAVAKVREQPDLADAQVAVIGKGDLADELRALGDSLKIGNDLHMPGAIYEDQQVAPWFLTAAASGAFCYPNNIGLSVLHAFGYGCAVVTGNDVAAQNPEIEAHRDGENGLLFRRGDPDDLAEKLTSLFRDADLRQRLSVEARKTAAEVFTLDNMV